In Triticum aestivum cultivar Chinese Spring chromosome 5B, IWGSC CS RefSeq v2.1, whole genome shotgun sequence, the following proteins share a genomic window:
- the LOC123110677 gene encoding formin-B-like: MNVTKMLLMGDVDVNETDPEGNTALHCCLSSSSSTQEPRSEWLLLKNGAGVFQGNKLRLTPVHGDAAKINYKAVQSSSEEAGNISRKLASSLTYCRVVAIFLLLLLLSFSPASATCDREGAWKIAVNCLGTSQPSSPPAARLEPPPPPTTTVELPPPPPAAEPPPPPAANLEVPPPPPPAGAAIPPPPPATMVESPAPPAGAAVVVPAPPAGTAVVLPSPEAGVITSGNTKEGHLYKAVFGWHGFEGVWQGLNPIQVKSLPKPLQSP; the protein is encoded by the exons ATGAATGTCACAAAGATGCTTCTGATGGGGGATGTTGATGTCAATGAAACCGACCCGGAAGGAAACACAGCACTTCACTGCTGCCTCAGTAGTAGCTCAAGCACACAAGAGCCAAG GTCTGAGTGGCTCCTGCTGAAGAATGGTGCCGGAGTTTTCCAGGGGAACAAACTACGTCTCACACCAGTGCACGGCGATGCAGCTAAGATCAATTACAAGGCTGTTCAG AGTTCAAGTGAAGAGGCAGGGAACATCTCCAGGAAGTTGGCCTCTTCCTTGACCTACTGCAGAGTGGTAGCAATTTTTCTGCTACTTCTGCTACTGTCTTTCTCGCCAGCATCTGCGACATGTGACAGGGAAGGTGCCTGGAAAATAGCAGTGAATTGTCTCGGCACCAGCCAACCCTCTTCACCACCAGCGGCACGCCTAGAGCCCCCGCCTCCACCAACAACTACCGTCGAGCTACCGCCGCCTCCACCAGCGGCAGAGCCCCCGCCTCCACCTGCAGCAAATCTTGaggtgccaccgccgccgcctccagccgggGCCGCCATCCCGCCGCCTCCACCAGCGACAATGGTCGAGTCGCCGGCGCCTCCAGCAGGAGCCGCTGTGGTGGTGCCGGCGCCTCCAGCCGGGACAGCGGTGGTGCTGCCGTCGCCTGAAGCCGGGGTTATCACGTCGGGGAACACCAAAGAGGGCCACCTCTATAAGGCTGTGTTCGGTTGGCATGGTTTTGAAGGGGTTTGGCAGGGATTAAATCCCATACAAGTCAAATCCCTGCCAAAACCACTCCAATCCCCTTGA